From the Cryptomeria japonica chromosome 2, Sugi_1.0, whole genome shotgun sequence genome, one window contains:
- the LOC131054795 gene encoding U-box domain-containing protein 1 isoform X2, which translates to MEVRRMTAQSLVNRLRSVSEDTQKQAARELRLLARRDDENRGCIAGAGAVPSLIELLYSTDTELQVNCITALLNLSIYGPNKEAIMSTRGALDAIVHVLKLGQSMEAKQNSAAVIFSLNTVENYRAIFGDRPAVVRGLLDLIRMGNPKCTKDALKALFHLALHPLNRSKMVSAGVVAVLFSLVMNSSMGLVEDATAVLAQIAACSESAQGFQKVFGVQEIIRSRKLGLKQKMHPCLEPLSVSRHPMSVIRSSIDLL; encoded by the exons ATGGAAGTAAGGAGAATGACGGCGCAGTCGCTGGTTAACAGGCTAAGATCCGTATCAGAAGATACCCAAAAGCAGGCGGCCCGTGAGCTGCGGCTGTTGGCGCGGAGGGATGACGAGAATCGCGGATGCATTGCAGGGGCGGGCGCAGTGCCTTCCCTGATAGAGCTGCTATACTCCACAGACACAGAGCTGCAAGTGAATTGTATCACAGCGTTGCTGAATCTGTCAATTTATGGACCCAACAAGGAGGCAATAATGTCCACCCGCGGAGCCCTAGACGCGATCGTGCATGTCCTGAAGTTGGGGCAGAGCATGGAGGCTAAGCAGAACTCGGCCGCAGTGATCTTTAGCTTGAACACGGTGGAGAATTACCGGGCCATCTTTGGGGATCGGCCGGCTGTTGTGAGAGGGCTTTTGGATCTCATTCGGATGGGGAACCCAAAGTGTACCAAGGATGCCCTAAAAGCCCTCTTTCATTTGGCGCTTCACCCGTTAAATAGATCCAAAATGGTGTCCGCCGGCGTTGTAGCCGTGCTCTTTTCGCTGGTGATGAATTCCTCCATGGGCCTCGTCGAGGACGCCACCGCTGTCCTTGCCCAGATTGCTGCCTGCAGTGAGAGCGCACAAGGGTTTCAAAAGGTTTTCGGAGTTCAG GAAATTATTAGATCAAGAAAACTTGGGTTGAAACAAAAGATGCACCCGTGTCTAGAGCCTCTATCCGTGAGCCGTCATCCGATGAGTGTAATTCGGAGCTCCATTGATCTCCTGTGA
- the LOC131054795 gene encoding U-box domain-containing protein 1 isoform X1 translates to MEVRRMTAQSLVNRLRSVSEDTQKQAARELRLLARRDDENRGCIAGAGAVPSLIELLYSTDTELQVNCITALLNLSIYGPNKEAIMSTRGALDAIVHVLKLGQSMEAKQNSAAVIFSLNTVENYRAIFGDRPAVVRGLLDLIRMGNPKCTKDALKALFHLALHPLNRSKMVSAGVVAVLFSLVMNSSMGLVEDATAVLAQIAACSESAQGFQKVFGVQVLLDLLDTGSPRAQENVASALLNLVQCGGECVVADILDTETAVTLLSDLLDTGTPRCKSKVSSLLKLLGARERRPMSAAF, encoded by the exons ATGGAAGTAAGGAGAATGACGGCGCAGTCGCTGGTTAACAGGCTAAGATCCGTATCAGAAGATACCCAAAAGCAGGCGGCCCGTGAGCTGCGGCTGTTGGCGCGGAGGGATGACGAGAATCGCGGATGCATTGCAGGGGCGGGCGCAGTGCCTTCCCTGATAGAGCTGCTATACTCCACAGACACAGAGCTGCAAGTGAATTGTATCACAGCGTTGCTGAATCTGTCAATTTATGGACCCAACAAGGAGGCAATAATGTCCACCCGCGGAGCCCTAGACGCGATCGTGCATGTCCTGAAGTTGGGGCAGAGCATGGAGGCTAAGCAGAACTCGGCCGCAGTGATCTTTAGCTTGAACACGGTGGAGAATTACCGGGCCATCTTTGGGGATCGGCCGGCTGTTGTGAGAGGGCTTTTGGATCTCATTCGGATGGGGAACCCAAAGTGTACCAAGGATGCCCTAAAAGCCCTCTTTCATTTGGCGCTTCACCCGTTAAATAGATCCAAAATGGTGTCCGCCGGCGTTGTAGCCGTGCTCTTTTCGCTGGTGATGAATTCCTCCATGGGCCTCGTCGAGGACGCCACCGCTGTCCTTGCCCAGATTGCTGCCTGCAGTGAGAGCGCACAAGGGTTTCAAAAGGTTTTCGGAGTTCAG GTTTTATTGGATCTGTTGGACACAGGATCTCCCAGGGCTCAAGAAAATGTGGCATCTGCATTGCTCAATTTGGTCCAATGCGGTGGGGAATGTGTTGTGGCTGATATCTTGGACACGGAGACAGCCGTGACCCTCCTCAGTGACTTGCTTGACACAGGGACGCCCCGATGTAAGAGTAAAGTGAGCAGCCTTTTGAAACTTTTGGGTGCACGTGAAAGGCGGCCCATGAGTGCAGCATTTTGA